In Paenibacillus kyungheensis, the following are encoded in one genomic region:
- a CDS encoding DUF5704 domain-containing protein, with protein MIWNEISTKNRRYFAYCLLILITFNIIFSVDLGSKKAMAADAVTPLNFYKDTSENTTEANYRYFVGMMYYDMWKGSTWVHDKAPYRGDDGLAEQDYRFTFPNRTIKSIEVSLYKYNSQNAIYFEASRTEKPPEGSTLWPNYSRAISDETPDKALNYTKNGIGTDTAIIPVDVNIKLNAPKAENITYSCTNQCGPDTEGYRIYIPVLFKIDLNANLNVYYKTKDGKSLNDIFPPRIEEMKPGTEYVFTHPENPEYKYVGYKKSTTGEDPAGGIITGDPPKFKYSGSFEKYIAYQYYDVISDPCELDPDADECTVPTEPPKEDSLCEYTILPPSVKTTTNKSLLDPQAQGHILADDNTNDRHFDATRAIPTSEHLYANAWGYNYLFQHTFDNMDGQVEYKCKVKVVYKLKWKEKRGSGDNERWVSKSDTDTKTYNFSYTRDYDYWKIKVLEVLGLDQATMSNYALPGGKVSIPTTGYTLPNVELEHSDKVEDHVKPDDDIPVKYSPPTLDGGKQGRPRIPNDESKLKNIAEGNTDDAEVRNDAIQFSFEGKDTEVMNGEWILKTAPTPKEIPVPRQIRSFKDSSEKVLYVGSQLISPKLINKANTIATGTIYYKMLEQHVQGSGDQNFPITGINTVTVHTPVVNYSLVSDDQKHNQKTTPDLYSSALILDRPFSVRIPTTGQHITYPGYGHRDYAKYVRTKQVQFPFDVYNKEQTTFIPKNTWVDVPVKQLDTFFFLPVWVDEGKYQILFRTIAENAPTSFTVQHNANVTLDNHVAVESVPVDVIGRVYDFHITDIADYNWQIVFRPWENIDVPDQASYWVGANGIDGAPRGNNTPYVLPVRQGSHPFYRNLAVKTGYHFKFDLKTKGNMFGAQDSIRITPTFSYVPREGGTPFPVDLYYSTATENLIKIGSPQDKVQRYTILNDPLRNVPDDELKNTALYMYDLLLQQTHFSQQNKPMQSNTSGANESKAISANAPDAAIWKVILERAATSLWQNLTGISWEITAEQLQSIAQKMDNPNEASSFNGFSTISSSASPVENNIISPNNAEEAIQMFQKVSRTRKVNVGTFTQLLLTQPLRTLIGPQTNLPEGNDTMRSLAAVQKWYGEYSLPADVLVVKQGTALEQFTGSTNTNRKHTTADPSIDNNIQHNPAYSSAKGLDEHSSVFLKDGYIVVNFNIETIQNNDLEKPHLQYINAPLMNQWQLEGFQKQVVDPWGFEFQLKDGDVLFYHANKGSRSDFQSSVTH; from the coding sequence ATGATTTGGAATGAAATATCTACAAAAAATAGACGTTACTTTGCATACTGCCTTCTAATCCTCATTACGTTTAATATCATATTTTCAGTAGATTTAGGCTCCAAAAAAGCTATGGCAGCAGATGCTGTAACTCCTTTAAATTTTTATAAAGATACATCTGAAAACACTACTGAAGCTAACTACCGATACTTTGTGGGTATGATGTATTACGATATGTGGAAGGGGTCAACTTGGGTTCATGATAAGGCTCCGTATAGAGGTGATGACGGATTAGCTGAACAAGATTATCGGTTTACCTTTCCTAATCGCACAATAAAAAGCATAGAAGTGAGTCTATATAAATATAATTCCCAAAATGCAATTTATTTTGAAGCATCTAGAACTGAGAAACCTCCTGAAGGATCAACTCTCTGGCCGAATTATAGCAGAGCGATTTCAGATGAAACACCTGACAAAGCACTTAATTATACTAAAAATGGAATAGGAACAGATACTGCAATAATACCTGTTGATGTGAATATTAAACTTAACGCACCTAAAGCCGAAAATATTACTTATAGTTGTACGAACCAATGCGGTCCTGATACGGAAGGTTATCGTATTTATATTCCTGTTCTCTTTAAAATTGATTTAAATGCAAATCTAAACGTATACTACAAAACCAAAGATGGTAAATCTCTTAACGATATTTTTCCTCCTCGTATCGAAGAGATGAAGCCAGGTACAGAGTATGTTTTTACCCATCCAGAGAATCCAGAATACAAATATGTTGGATATAAAAAGAGTACGACTGGCGAAGATCCTGCAGGGGGGATAATAACAGGAGATCCGCCCAAGTTTAAATACTCTGGCTCTTTTGAGAAGTATATTGCTTATCAGTATTATGATGTAATCTCAGATCCATGTGAGCTTGATCCTGATGCAGATGAGTGTACCGTTCCAACTGAGCCTCCCAAAGAAGACAGTCTTTGCGAATATACAATCTTGCCACCTTCTGTGAAAACGACAACAAATAAATCACTATTAGATCCACAAGCACAAGGTCATATCCTAGCAGATGACAATACTAATGATCGGCACTTTGATGCGACACGGGCAATACCGACTTCTGAGCATTTATATGCCAATGCATGGGGATACAATTATTTGTTCCAGCATACCTTTGATAACATGGATGGACAAGTGGAATACAAATGCAAAGTCAAAGTAGTTTATAAGCTCAAGTGGAAAGAAAAGCGTGGAAGTGGAGATAATGAACGTTGGGTTTCTAAATCAGATACAGATACGAAGACTTACAATTTTTCATATACAAGAGACTATGATTACTGGAAGATCAAAGTACTTGAAGTACTCGGTCTAGATCAAGCTACAATGTCTAACTATGCTCTACCCGGTGGAAAAGTATCTATACCTACGACTGGTTATACTCTACCTAATGTAGAACTAGAGCACAGTGATAAAGTAGAAGACCATGTTAAGCCCGATGATGATATTCCGGTGAAATATTCTCCACCAACATTAGATGGTGGTAAACAAGGTCGTCCAAGAATACCGAATGATGAATCGAAATTAAAAAATATTGCAGAAGGTAACACAGATGATGCAGAAGTGAGAAATGATGCTATTCAGTTTTCTTTTGAAGGAAAAGATACGGAAGTCATGAATGGAGAATGGATTCTAAAAACAGCTCCTACGCCCAAAGAAATCCCAGTACCCCGTCAAATTCGCTCATTCAAAGATTCTAGCGAAAAAGTGTTATATGTAGGGTCTCAGCTTATTAGCCCTAAGCTTATTAACAAAGCCAATACAATAGCAACAGGAACAATCTATTACAAGATGTTAGAGCAACATGTGCAAGGTAGTGGGGATCAGAATTTTCCGATTACAGGCATCAATACCGTAACCGTACATACACCTGTTGTAAATTACTCTCTTGTCTCGGACGACCAGAAGCATAATCAGAAAACAACACCTGATCTATACAGTTCAGCTTTGATCTTAGATCGTCCTTTTTCTGTACGGATTCCGACCACAGGACAGCATATTACTTATCCTGGTTATGGTCATCGAGATTATGCGAAGTATGTCCGTACCAAGCAAGTACAATTTCCTTTCGATGTGTATAACAAGGAGCAGACAACATTTATTCCGAAAAATACATGGGTTGATGTGCCAGTGAAACAACTTGATACCTTTTTCTTTTTGCCGGTATGGGTAGATGAAGGGAAATACCAGATTCTATTTCGTACGATTGCTGAAAATGCACCAACTTCTTTTACAGTACAACATAATGCGAATGTGACTTTGGACAATCATGTAGCTGTTGAAAGTGTACCTGTAGATGTGATTGGAAGAGTGTATGATTTTCATATTACAGATATTGCCGATTATAACTGGCAGATTGTGTTCCGTCCGTGGGAAAATATCGATGTACCTGATCAAGCTTCGTATTGGGTAGGAGCCAATGGAATAGATGGCGCACCCCGTGGAAATAATACGCCTTATGTACTTCCTGTTCGTCAGGGTAGCCATCCTTTTTATCGTAATCTAGCAGTGAAAACAGGTTATCATTTCAAATTCGATCTCAAAACTAAAGGCAATATGTTTGGAGCACAAGACAGTATACGTATTACACCGACCTTTAGTTATGTTCCGCGTGAAGGTGGAACCCCTTTTCCAGTTGATTTGTATTATTCGACAGCTACTGAGAATCTAATAAAGATCGGTTCACCGCAAGATAAAGTACAGCGCTATACTATTTTGAACGATCCTTTGCGAAATGTACCTGACGATGAATTAAAAAACACAGCACTGTATATGTATGATCTGTTGCTACAACAAACTCATTTTTCCCAACAGAATAAGCCGATGCAGAGCAATACTAGTGGGGCAAATGAATCTAAAGCTATCTCTGCAAATGCACCCGATGCTGCTATCTGGAAAGTCATTCTAGAACGTGCAGCCACTTCGCTCTGGCAAAATCTGACGGGCATCTCCTGGGAAATTACAGCAGAACAATTACAATCTATAGCGCAAAAAATGGACAATCCTAATGAAGCTTCTTCTTTCAATGGATTTTCTACGATATCTTCATCCGCTTCACCAGTAGAAAATAACATAATATCACCCAACAATGCCGAAGAAGCTATTCAGATGTTCCAAAAGGTTAGTCGTACGCGCAAAGTCAATGTAGGCACATTTACTCAACTATTGTTGACTCAGCCATTACGTACTTTGATCGGTCCACAGACTAATTTGCCAGAAGGAAATGACACGATGCGTTCATTAGCAGCGGTGCAGAAATGGTACGGGGAATATAGCCTGCCTGCGGATGTTCTAGTCGTCAAACAAGGTACAGCTTTAGAACAATTTACAGGCTCAACGAATACAAATCGAAAGCATACAACAGCAGACCCTTCTATAGATAACAATATTCAACATAATCCAGCTTATAGTAGCGCAAAAGGATTAGACGAGCATTCATCCGTTTTTCTGAAAGATGGCTATATTGTTGTTAACTTTAATATAGAAACGATTCAGAATAATGATTTGGAGAAGCCACATTTGCAATATATCAATGCTCCACTGATGAATCAATGGCAACTGGAAGGATTTCAAAAACAAGTTGTAGATCCATGGGGATTTGAGTTTCAGTTAAAAGATGGAGACGTATTATTTTATCATGCGAATAAAGGAAGTCGAAGTGATTTCCAATCTTCGGTGACCCATTAA
- a CDS encoding SulP family inorganic anion transporter has protein sequence MNLQQQWFGNVRGDLLAGITVALALIPEAIGFSIIAGVDPMVGLYASICIAIVISIAGGRSGMISAATGAMAVLVVDLVRDHGVEYLFAATILAGIFQVLLGWFKIGRFITFIPQSVMTGFVNALAIVIFMAQLPQFVGANWIMYAMVIGTLAIVYILPRFTKAVPAPLVAIIVMSLLTYLLHLDVRTVGDMGQLSNQPPVFHLPMIDVSLDMLLIILPYSISLAFVGLLESLLTATILDEMTDSKSDKNREARGQGIANIVNGFFGGMAGCAMIGQSVINIKSGGRGRLSTLTAGVFLLFLLLVLGNIVREVPMGALVGVMVMVSIGTFSWRSLVTIHKIPLSEAIIMVTVVAIVVATDNLSIGVGVGVVMSALLFGWKMSRIHITATMESGNIISNPNLLNKVEQNTTSSIEQGTAQPAQVKVYEVSGPMFFGTMSYFVDQFVPNDDPEQIVIDFTRSHIWDHSAVIGITKVKEKYKAVNKEVHIRGLNEESRLLLEKLGTTALSSGH, from the coding sequence ATGAATCTACAACAACAATGGTTTGGTAATGTTCGGGGAGACCTTCTTGCCGGTATTACTGTAGCCTTGGCTCTTATTCCCGAAGCGATCGGATTCTCGATTATTGCTGGTGTTGATCCAATGGTTGGATTATATGCTTCAATCTGTATCGCAATCGTTATCTCTATTGCAGGTGGACGCAGCGGGATGATCTCGGCGGCTACAGGCGCAATGGCAGTACTGGTAGTTGATCTTGTACGCGATCATGGTGTTGAATATTTATTCGCAGCCACGATCTTAGCAGGTATTTTTCAGGTATTACTCGGCTGGTTTAAGATCGGGCGATTTATTACCTTTATCCCCCAATCAGTCATGACTGGATTTGTTAATGCACTGGCGATTGTTATTTTTATGGCGCAATTGCCACAGTTTGTTGGGGCGAACTGGATTATGTATGCGATGGTGATAGGAACGCTGGCAATTGTCTATATTTTGCCACGCTTTACGAAAGCAGTACCTGCACCACTGGTGGCGATTATTGTGATGTCGTTATTAACGTATTTACTTCATTTGGATGTACGGACCGTAGGCGATATGGGGCAATTATCGAATCAACCGCCTGTTTTTCATTTACCAATGATCGATGTATCTTTGGATATGTTGCTGATTATTTTACCATATTCGATTTCGCTTGCTTTTGTCGGTCTACTGGAATCGCTTTTGACTGCAACGATATTAGATGAAATGACAGATAGCAAAAGCGATAAAAATCGAGAAGCTCGCGGACAAGGAATTGCTAATATCGTTAACGGATTTTTTGGCGGTATGGCAGGTTGTGCGATGATCGGACAATCAGTAATTAATATCAAATCCGGTGGACGTGGACGATTGTCTACATTAACCGCAGGGGTATTTTTATTATTCTTATTGTTAGTACTCGGTAATATTGTACGTGAAGTACCGATGGGCGCTCTGGTTGGTGTTATGGTTATGGTATCTATTGGTACCTTTAGCTGGCGCTCATTAGTGACGATTCATAAGATTCCTTTGTCAGAAGCGATTATTATGGTGACGGTAGTTGCTATTGTCGTGGCTACAGATAACCTTTCTATCGGTGTCGGCGTAGGTGTAGTCATGAGTGCATTGCTATTTGGTTGGAAAATGTCTCGTATTCATATCACTGCAACGATGGAATCAGGCAATATCATCTCTAACCCTAATCTATTGAACAAAGTAGAACAGAATACAACTTCTTCTATAGAACAGGGCACAGCACAACCAGCACAGGTGAAAGTCTATGAAGTGAGTGGACCGATGTTTTTTGGGACGATGAGTTATTTTGTAGATCAATTTGTGCCAAATGATGATCCAGAACAGATTGTGATCGACTTTACCCGTTCACATATTTGGGATCACTCGGCTGTTATTGGGATTACCAAAGTCAAAGAAAAGTATAAAGCTGTGAATAAAGAAGTGCATATTCGTGGCTTAAATGAAGAAAGTCGTCTCCTGCTTGAAAAATTAGGAACAACTGCATTGTCTTCAGGACATTGA
- a CDS encoding DEAD/DEAH box helicase gives MKNFNEFGISPNVVELMASSGITQPTEVQQMSIPGLLKGGDAIVQAKTGTGKTLAFLLPIFEKLNLNAVGAPQALIIAPTRELALQIATEANKLAAAYEGVRILAAYGGQDVERQLRKLEGGCHLVVGTPGRLIDHMGRGTLDLTKIRTLVLDEADQMLHMGFLPDVEKMINATSPARQTMLFSATIPDGIRRLSAQYMRTPKDIRVGPAESVPLKLIRQLVVECTPRGKLPALREYLEKEKPYLAVIFCRTKKRAAELNQQLKELGYSSDELHGDLSQNKREQVMRAFREAKLQLLVATDVAARGIDVEGITHVFNYDIPQDAEYYIHRIGRTGRAGETGKAITFVTPHDRDELQAIEQGTSQKLERQIARTSIESDDSGELLSNVEAKAGRRANHKSRDQDRKKDGKRGDARRGAYREESSGGRSGGRGRSSSTSERDRFASKGGTGKRGERRESTPSVRTTARPEAKESSARSERPERSYGRKDQARSGSGSAPRSTRRTDDAPSFRRDASKGRTISSGDSDRTREYGGAGSNSNAGGRRSEGTGSGRTERTYGKNSSSNGGRNNRPSTGKPSSGGRSSGRPSDNARRGGKR, from the coding sequence TTGAAAAATTTTAATGAGTTCGGCATCTCGCCGAATGTCGTAGAGCTTATGGCTTCCAGTGGAATCACACAGCCTACCGAAGTACAGCAGATGTCGATTCCGGGATTACTTAAAGGCGGAGACGCAATCGTTCAAGCCAAAACAGGTACAGGTAAAACGTTAGCGTTTTTACTACCAATTTTTGAAAAGTTAAACTTGAACGCCGTTGGAGCACCTCAAGCGCTAATCATAGCACCAACACGTGAGTTGGCTCTACAGATTGCAACGGAAGCAAACAAATTAGCCGCTGCTTATGAAGGTGTACGTATTCTTGCTGCTTATGGTGGACAAGATGTAGAACGTCAATTACGCAAGCTTGAAGGTGGATGTCACCTTGTTGTGGGTACACCGGGTCGTCTGATTGACCATATGGGTAGAGGTACACTGGATCTAACGAAGATTCGTACACTGGTACTGGATGAAGCCGATCAAATGCTACACATGGGATTTTTGCCTGATGTTGAAAAAATGATCAATGCTACTTCTCCAGCACGTCAAACGATGTTATTTTCAGCAACAATTCCTGACGGTATTCGTCGTCTATCTGCGCAATATATGCGTACACCAAAAGATATTCGTGTCGGTCCTGCTGAAAGTGTACCGTTGAAATTGATCCGTCAATTAGTGGTAGAGTGTACTCCTCGTGGTAAGCTACCTGCATTACGTGAATATTTGGAAAAAGAAAAACCATATCTAGCGGTGATCTTCTGTCGTACCAAAAAACGGGCGGCTGAACTGAATCAACAGCTTAAAGAATTGGGTTATTCTTCGGATGAACTTCATGGCGATTTGTCTCAAAACAAACGTGAGCAAGTCATGCGTGCGTTCCGTGAAGCGAAATTGCAATTACTGGTTGCGACTGATGTAGCGGCTCGTGGTATTGATGTAGAAGGAATAACACATGTATTCAACTATGATATCCCACAAGATGCTGAATATTATATTCACCGTATCGGACGTACCGGTCGTGCAGGTGAAACAGGAAAAGCGATCACATTTGTGACTCCGCATGATCGTGACGAATTACAAGCAATCGAACAAGGCACTTCACAGAAATTAGAGCGTCAAATTGCTCGCACATCGATAGAGTCGGATGATTCTGGTGAATTGTTGTCTAATGTAGAAGCCAAAGCAGGCAGACGTGCTAATCATAAATCTCGTGATCAAGATCGCAAAAAAGATGGTAAACGTGGAGATGCACGTCGTGGTGCTTATCGCGAAGAATCTTCAGGTGGACGCTCAGGCGGTCGTGGTCGTTCTTCTTCTACTTCAGAACGTGATCGTTTTGCAAGTAAAGGTGGCACAGGTAAACGTGGAGAACGCAGAGAATCTACACCTTCTGTACGTACGACTGCTCGTCCAGAAGCAAAAGAGTCAAGTGCTCGTAGTGAACGCCCGGAACGTAGTTATGGTCGTAAAGATCAAGCACGTTCAGGTAGTGGTTCTGCTCCAAGATCAACACGTCGCACAGACGATGCTCCTTCTTTCCGCAGAGATGCTTCTAAAGGTCGTACGATTTCCTCAGGCGATTCAGATCGTACACGCGAATACGGTGGAGCTGGAAGTAACAGTAACGCTGGTGGACGTCGTAGCGAAGGTACAGGTAGCGGTCGTACAGAACGCACGTATGGCAAAAATAGTAGCAGTAACGGTGGACGCAACAACCGTCCTTCTACAGGCAAGCCTAGTAGTGGTGGTCGTTCTTCTGGTCGTCCGTCAGATAATGCTCGTCGTGGTGGCAAACGTTAA
- a CDS encoding copper amine oxidase N-terminal domain-containing protein encodes MKKKMMTVLAATILFTGVGVTVPQVDAATNKPQIEVLLDARKMAFPDAKPFQDDSNAVMVPIRFVSEKLGAKVGWSKAGGKQIVTLKTDKHTVSMTVGSATAVVDGESKTYDSKIILKQSRTFVPLRLVSEGLGQTVNWDQISKWVWIGSKKPLTIEELGLPKTTIDPYKPFFSSNPKLMTNTFNKPYKYAVKIKSNDFPLLMAGYIYGVDLYTFNDNSAYSGFTYIRVRTYGNVSPNLYLLTNKGDVRYRYKRNELTQKNSDGTIYNYYGVYAKGDEVAENIKDKKQLSIQDIKYIGFDGSAKEEDVSLVLMDNPWRR; translated from the coding sequence ATGAAAAAGAAAATGATGACTGTACTTGCGGCAACGATATTATTTACAGGAGTAGGCGTAACTGTACCTCAAGTGGATGCAGCGACCAATAAACCACAAATCGAAGTGTTGTTAGATGCACGCAAAATGGCATTTCCTGATGCCAAACCTTTTCAAGATGATAGCAATGCGGTGATGGTGCCTATTCGATTTGTATCTGAAAAATTGGGCGCTAAAGTGGGATGGAGTAAAGCTGGTGGGAAACAGATTGTTACTTTAAAAACTGATAAGCATACTGTCTCTATGACAGTCGGATCAGCTACAGCAGTAGTAGATGGTGAAAGTAAGACGTATGATAGCAAGATCATTTTGAAACAAAGTCGCACGTTTGTACCGTTACGTCTTGTTAGTGAAGGATTAGGACAGACAGTGAATTGGGATCAGATTAGTAAATGGGTTTGGATTGGGAGTAAGAAACCTTTAACAATAGAAGAACTTGGATTACCAAAAACTACAATTGATCCATACAAACCATTCTTTTCCTCAAATCCAAAACTGATGACAAATACTTTTAATAAACCATACAAATATGCTGTCAAAATTAAATCGAATGACTTTCCGCTTCTAATGGCAGGTTATATCTATGGTGTAGACCTTTATACTTTTAACGATAATAGTGCCTATAGTGGATTTACATACATTCGCGTAAGAACTTATGGTAACGTATCTCCTAATCTTTATTTGCTAACCAATAAAGGGGATGTACGGTACAGATATAAACGTAATGAGTTGACGCAAAAAAATAGTGATGGAACTATTTATAATTATTATGGGGTTTATGCTAAGGGTGATGAAGTAGCTGAAAATATTAAAGATAAAAAACAATTATCTATTCAAGATATCAAATATATTGGATTTGATGGTTCTGCTAAAGAAGAAGATGTCTCATTAGTACTAATGGATAATCCGTGGAGAAGATAA
- a CDS encoding phasin family protein: MSDLFKRAVSLGLGLTIVSKEKVEKTVEDLVKRGELAPSESRALVNKLMDRGEEEQNQVKTWIRGQVQKVLTELEVPTKETTEQLNERITVLEKRLAELESPQQPE; encoded by the coding sequence ATGAGCGATTTATTTAAACGAGCAGTTTCGCTAGGTCTTGGACTTACGATTGTCAGCAAAGAAAAAGTAGAAAAAACGGTAGAAGATTTGGTAAAACGTGGAGAATTGGCTCCTTCTGAATCGCGTGCATTGGTAAACAAACTTATGGATCGTGGCGAAGAAGAACAGAACCAAGTGAAAACATGGATTCGTGGACAAGTTCAGAAAGTGCTAACTGAACTGGAAGTGCCAACCAAAGAAACCACAGAACAATTGAATGAGCGGATCACGGTTCTCGAGAAGCGTCTTGCCGAACTGGAATCACCGCAACAACCGGAATAA
- a CDS encoding ThuA domain-containing protein: MKVQPDRKTYIKQAILIGDYHQEAPYHPLEPIEKEIRKLMPEGWELHVTDDYDMFTAERLEAYDLCISYTDTFDKKFSVEHTAGIISYVVNGGGLLIIHAGVSMQEQRHEMKLLMGAVYRGHTDYQQLNMCVSSPSHPIMKGISSFSMDEEPYEFSLLSAAERTILMEYNLDGTTWPAAWCSEYGLGRIVYLMPGHHAASFDYPEYRKIVVQSMLWGAGLDAEN, translated from the coding sequence ATGAAAGTACAACCTGATCGCAAAACTTACATCAAGCAAGCTATTTTAATTGGAGATTATCATCAGGAAGCACCATATCATCCTCTAGAACCAATTGAAAAAGAGATTCGTAAGCTGATGCCTGAAGGCTGGGAATTACATGTAACTGATGACTACGATATGTTCACTGCTGAACGTTTGGAAGCATATGATCTGTGTATTTCGTATACAGATACGTTTGACAAAAAGTTCAGTGTTGAACATACCGCAGGCATTATCTCATATGTTGTGAATGGTGGCGGGTTACTAATCATTCATGCAGGCGTATCGATGCAAGAACAGCGACATGAAATGAAGTTATTAATGGGAGCTGTCTACCGTGGGCATACTGATTATCAGCAATTAAATATGTGTGTATCTTCTCCAAGTCATCCGATTATGAAAGGTATTTCTTCATTTTCGATGGATGAAGAGCCATATGAATTTTCATTGCTATCAGCGGCAGAACGTACAATACTGATGGAGTATAATCTAGATGGAACTACTTGGCCGGCGGCATGGTGTTCTGAGTATGGATTAGGTCGAATCGTGTATTTGATGCCAGGTCATCATGCGGCTTCTTTTGACTATCCTGAATATCGCAAAATTGTAGTGCAAAGCATGTTGTGGGGCGCTGGTCTGGATGCTGAAAATTAG
- a CDS encoding ABC1 kinase family protein, whose amino-acid sequence MALHIRHAGRYREIAMALMRHGFGYMVEELGLHQMLAIPLRLARREVHGIRTLGERIRLVLEELGPTFVKLGQLASTRSDLLPENIIKELTKLQEQVPPFPATEARKIIELELGLPIEEVFESFEDVPVAAASIGQVHLGTLHSGEKVAIKVQRPGVSRIVNRDLEILRDLTGLIKKHMEWASQYQLEEIVEEFAKSMREELDYSVEGRNMERIASQFERDRNIHIPVTYWNYTSARVLTMEYIDGIALGKREEIIEQGLDLGSVAQHLVDSMLQQIFIDGFFHADPHPGNLLALRDGRIAFLDFGLMGRLSSEMKSHLTALIIALLRKNTDSMIRAVMRLGFVPEDVNMSALRSDFERMREQYYDVPFSRINLGSALNEMFDVVRRYRIGIPPDLTLLGKSLITLEGVIERLDPSLSILSMAEPFGRKLLRDKYAPNKVRQRITDGALHAVEMLTDLPRQASELSRMIRTGKMRIEVSVPEVKDMMQKMDQISNRLAFSIVLLAFSIIMVGLIVGSSLRDQTPILWGFPVVEIGFVIATLMVIWLFYAIFKSGRF is encoded by the coding sequence ATGGCTCTTCATATCCGGCATGCCGGAAGGTATAGAGAAATAGCCATGGCGCTCATGCGTCATGGCTTTGGTTATATGGTCGAGGAACTCGGATTACACCAGATGCTAGCGATTCCGCTTCGACTGGCACGTCGTGAAGTACACGGTATTCGCACGCTAGGAGAACGTATCCGTCTGGTACTCGAAGAATTAGGCCCTACTTTTGTAAAGTTAGGTCAGCTTGCTAGTACACGTTCTGATCTTTTGCCTGAAAATATTATTAAAGAATTAACGAAGTTACAAGAACAAGTCCCTCCATTTCCTGCAACTGAAGCACGCAAAATTATAGAATTAGAACTAGGTTTGCCGATTGAAGAAGTGTTCGAGTCGTTTGAAGATGTGCCTGTAGCAGCAGCATCGATCGGACAGGTACATCTGGGCACTTTACATTCTGGAGAAAAAGTAGCGATCAAAGTGCAACGTCCTGGCGTATCACGTATCGTTAATCGTGATCTGGAAATTTTGCGTGATCTAACAGGGTTGATCAAAAAGCATATGGAATGGGCTTCTCAATATCAGCTGGAAGAAATCGTTGAAGAATTTGCCAAGTCGATGCGCGAAGAATTAGATTACAGTGTCGAAGGACGTAATATGGAGCGGATTGCAAGTCAATTTGAACGTGATCGGAATATCCATATCCCTGTAACGTACTGGAATTATACGTCTGCTCGCGTGTTGACGATGGAGTATATCGACGGGATTGCTTTAGGGAAACGAGAAGAGATTATAGAGCAAGGACTAGACTTGGGAAGTGTGGCGCAACATCTGGTTGATTCGATGTTGCAGCAGATTTTTATCGATGGTTTTTTCCATGCCGATCCGCATCCAGGTAATCTACTGGCTTTGCGTGATGGACGTATTGCTTTTCTTGATTTTGGACTGATGGGGCGACTGAGTAGTGAAATGAAAAGTCATCTGACAGCACTTATTATAGCGTTGTTACGTAAAAACACAGATAGTATGATCCGTGCGGTCATGAGATTAGGTTTTGTACCGGAAGATGTGAATATGTCTGCACTACGTAGCGATTTTGAGCGTATGCGAGAGCAGTATTATGATGTTCCTTTTTCCCGTATTAATCTAGGCAGTGCATTGAATGAAATGTTTGATGTGGTGCGTCGTTACCGGATCGGGATACCGCCGGACTTGACGTTGTTGGGCAAATCATTGATCACACTTGAAGGTGTAATTGAACGTTTAGATCCATCGCTGAGTATTTTGAGTATGGCAGAGCCTTTTGGACGCAAGTTGTTACGAGATAAATATGCGCCTAATAAAGTTCGCCAACGCATTACAGATGGAGCATTACATGCTGTTGAAATGCTAACTGATCTACCGAGGCAAGCATCCGAATTATCCCGTATGATTCGCACCGGTAAAATGAGAATAGAAGTCAGCGTGCCTGAAGTTAAAGATATGATGCAAAAAATGGATCAGATCAGTAACCGATTGGCTTTTAGTATAGTATTGCTGGCTTTTAGTATTATTATGGTCGGTCTTATTGTCGGTTCATCATTACGAGATCAGACACCGATTCTATGGGGATTCCCTGTAGTCGAGATTGGTTTTGTGATCGCTACATTGATGGTGATTTGGCTATTTTATGCTATTTTCAAATCAGGTCGATTTTAG